Within the Gordonia westfalica genome, the region AGAACTCCAAGTTCGGCATCCCGGAGGTCAAGCGCGGTCTCGCCGCAGCAGCCGGCGGCCTTCTGCGTCTGCCGAAGATCCTCCCGTACCAGGTCGCGATGGAACTCGCCCTGACCGGTGACCCGCTCACCGCCGAGCGCGCCCACCAGTTCGGACTGGTCAACAAGGTCACCGCGCCCGGCGAGGCACTCGCCGGTGCGCGTGAGCTGGCCGCGAAGATCGCCGCCAACGGACCGCTCGCGGTGCGCGCCACCAAGCAGGTCACCTCGATGGCCATCAAGTACACCGACACCGACCTGATCAAGAAGCAGTGGGACTACCTCACCCCGGTCTTCAAGTCCGAGGACGCGCAGGAGGGTGCCAAGGCATTCGCCGAGAAGCGCGCTCCCCAGTGGAAGGGCCGCTGATTGTCGCAGCGGAAGGGCCGCTGAAGCCCGGAGAAGTGAGTCACTAGAGTGGCTGGAGTGGACCTGCACCTCGTGACCTACTTCGTCGCGGTCGTCGACCACGGCGGGATCACGAGGGCCGCCCAGTCGCTCTACATCTCCCAGCCCTCGTTGTCGCAGGCCATCCGGACGCTGGAGAAGCGTCTGGGTGTGACCCTGTTCGACCGGACGGGTAGACGCCTCGAACTCACCGAGGCCGGACGCAAGCTCGACGACGCGGCGAGGCGCATCCTCGCCGACGTCGAGCGCGCCAAGCGCAAGGTCGACTCGGTGCGGAAGCTACAGGCCGGACGTGTCGACGTGGTGACGTATGCGGCGTTCAGCATCGACCCCCTCGTCGACATCGTCCGCCTGTTCCGGGAGCGATTCCCGAAGCTCGCGGTACGAGTCCTCGCCGCCGACAGCCCGGCGGGTGTGCTCTCCGCACTGCGCTCCGGGAACGCCGAGATCGGCGTCATCGACTCGTCGGCCGAACACGCGACGTTCTCCGCCATCCCGATGTCCGAACAGGAACTCGTGGTGGCCGCGCCGGAGGAACTGGCCGACGGCCTACCGGACACCGTGCCGCGCAGTGCCATTCGGTCGGTACCACTGGTCGTCGACCACAGCGACCAGCACACCGCGGCCCTGTTCGCCGAACTCATCGACGACGACGCGCACAACATCGTGATCGACTGTCCGCTGCCGGCGGCGATCTGGAACCTCGTCGAACGCGGCACGGGCGCAACGGTTGTCCCGCGCGTCGTGGCCGACAAACAGCTCGCCGGCGCCCGGCAGCTCGCGCTCGATCCGCCGCTGACGCGGCCGTGGGGGCTCGTCCTCCGTTCGGGACTACCGTCGCCGGCGGCGCTCGCGTTCATCTCCGCGGCCCGCGCACATTCCGGACTGAGCCCGGAACCGATCGAGACCCGGGACTGGTAGGCCGCCATGGAATTACGTCAGGTCGAATACTTCCTCGCCGTGGTCGAGAACCAGGGCATCGGCGGTGCCGCGACGGCACTGGGTGTCGCGCAGCCGACGGTCTCGCAAGCATTACGCGCCCTCGAACGCGAACTCGGCGTGCAATTGTTCCACCGCATCGGCCGGGGCATGGTCCTGTCGGCCGCCGGTCGCACGATGGTGGGTCCGGCACGCCAGATCATCCGCGACGTCGACGCCGTCGGCGATCTCCTCGCGGCCGAGGAGGACGAGCTCACCGGCCATCTCGACCTGCTCGCCTCCCCGGCCACCGCGGTGGGTCCGGTCGTCGACCTCATCGCCAGATTCCGCGCCACCTATCCGCGAGTATCGGTGCGGCTCGGCGAATTACGGGACGAGACACGGGCCGCGTCCACCATCGAGGACGGCCACTGCGAATTCGCCGTCGCCCATCTTCCCATCGCCGG harbors:
- a CDS encoding crotonase/enoyl-CoA hydratase family protein, translated to MSAVLTEFADGVAVITINRPEAKNAVNLEVSEGIAAAIDELESRDDLTIGILTGAGGTFCAGMDLKAFSRGEQVSLKGRGFGGLTEAPPSKPLIAAVEGWALAGGCELALSADLVVAAENSKFGIPEVKRGLAAAAGGLLRLPKILPYQVAMELALTGDPLTAERAHQFGLVNKVTAPGEALAGARELAAKIAANGPLAVRATKQVTSMAIKYTDTDLIKKQWDYLTPVFKSEDAQEGAKAFAEKRAPQWKGR
- a CDS encoding LysR family transcriptional regulator, whose product is MDLHLVTYFVAVVDHGGITRAAQSLYISQPSLSQAIRTLEKRLGVTLFDRTGRRLELTEAGRKLDDAARRILADVERAKRKVDSVRKLQAGRVDVVTYAAFSIDPLVDIVRLFRERFPKLAVRVLAADSPAGVLSALRSGNAEIGVIDSSAEHATFSAIPMSEQELVVAAPEELADGLPDTVPRSAIRSVPLVVDHSDQHTAALFAELIDDDAHNIVIDCPLPAAIWNLVERGTGATVVPRVVADKQLAGARQLALDPPLTRPWGLVLRSGLPSPAALAFISAARAHSGLSPEPIETRDW
- a CDS encoding LysR family transcriptional regulator, with the protein product MELRQVEYFLAVVENQGIGGAATALGVAQPTVSQALRALERELGVQLFHRIGRGMVLSAAGRTMVGPARQIIRDVDAVGDLLAAEEDELTGHLDLLASPATAVGPVVDLIARFRATYPRVSVRLGELRDETRAASTIEDGHCEFAVAHLPIAGDALEVIVLGEQEYVLVYPEDAEVPDGPIPLGNLPAFPMVFVPRGQSVADEFEEAIRVGGVRPPLAVLSEHREERLPMVLAGIGGTLLERSMATTAADRVIIRETEPRFVRPFAIAFDPASLSPVGQAFVELIRAQAG